A window from Lactiplantibacillus pentosus encodes these proteins:
- a CDS encoding phage portal protein, with amino-acid sequence MSFFVKSSTTSGTHDPVADALVSLSSNDPYTFVSASVLRNSDIYAAINIIASDIASNPIVCDTAIFNTMINQTPNSQMDGYHFKYALAANLLLNGNSFAEILPNHTLKFVQNNQMTVEQDDVSGALTYTYTPIGGNSRQIAPNNILHFKYFTKDGVSGISPLYALKDERQIQSAGNKLLTGFFTAGVHGTTIIKVHQSDLGPEAKGNIRNQFDEANTGDNAINTIVTDDTMDISNLSLNTDVLKLVNSNDWTTRQIAKAFGLPPERLGVENDHSNQEQSGVQYLQGTLQHYFDSFTSELSFKFGHDFTFNTDKLLSLDPQTQQAQAVAGFTGGVMSRNEARAKIGLPPTDDGNIFLNLQKNGVTNS; translated from the coding sequence ATGAGTTTTTTCGTTAAAAGCAGTACCACCAGCGGCACGCATGATCCGGTAGCTGACGCCTTGGTTAGTTTATCAAGCAATGACCCCTATACGTTTGTAAGTGCGTCGGTACTGCGCAATAGTGACATTTACGCGGCAATTAACATTATTGCGAGCGATATTGCCAGCAATCCGATTGTTTGCGATACGGCCATTTTTAACACGATGATTAATCAGACCCCCAATAGCCAAATGGACGGCTACCATTTCAAATATGCGTTGGCGGCTAACCTGTTACTCAATGGCAATAGTTTTGCCGAGATTTTGCCTAATCACACACTTAAATTTGTGCAAAATAACCAAATGACAGTTGAACAAGATGACGTCAGTGGGGCGTTGACCTACACCTATACCCCAATTGGCGGTAATAGTCGTCAGATTGCGCCTAACAACATTTTACATTTTAAATATTTCACCAAAGACGGCGTATCGGGAATTAGTCCTCTATATGCCCTCAAAGATGAGCGCCAGATTCAGTCGGCCGGCAATAAATTGCTAACCGGCTTTTTTACTGCTGGTGTGCACGGCACCACGATTATTAAAGTCCATCAATCTGATTTAGGGCCGGAAGCTAAGGGCAATATTCGCAACCAGTTTGATGAAGCCAATACGGGTGACAACGCGATCAACACGATTGTGACCGATGACACGATGGATATTAGTAACTTATCCTTAAATACCGATGTGTTAAAACTGGTCAACTCGAATGACTGGACGACCCGACAAATTGCTAAAGCCTTTGGCTTACCACCGGAGCGCTTAGGGGTTGAGAACGATCATTCTAACCAAGAGCAAAGTGGCGTGCAGTATCTACAAGGGACGTTGCAACATTACTTTGATAGCTTTACCAGCGAGCTGTCATTCAAGTTTGGCCATGACTTCACGTTTAATACGGACAAGCTATTGAGCCTTGATCCGCAAACGCAACAAGCCCAAGCGGTGGCTGGTTTCACTGGCGGCGTTATGAGCCGTAACGAAGCGCGGGCCAAGATTGGCTTGCCACCAACTGACGATGGCAATATTTTCTTAAACTTACAAAAGAATGGAGTGACTAATTCATGA
- a CDS encoding phage major capsid protein has product MKQDRRLTIDAELRAQTPQPETPEDGPAENSADPQPKDSQTSKGKTISGYAIVWNSPSKDLGGFTEVVTPKALDGVDLSNVLMLNNHDYTQVLASVKAGTLTLETDDKGLHFTAQLPNTSFANDVYEEVQSGNVDSCSFGFDSDDDTDEWAKDDDGNITRTINQVKSLFDVSVVAVPAYDDTNVQVDTRSYEKFINQEKEPDNMAKQTIIDPNSNENKTGIPAFEQYVRTHGETRDGLKTDGASAVIPKELITPVFQLKQSKYNLAQYATVKQVSSGSGTYPIATSQQSAVLATKDELADIADVDANMFTEVPFDVKTRAGKIALSNEVVEDAEVDIVSEVKTQLQQLVDNTDNTQIMGLLTGSNFTKATATSIDDLKKIFNVTLDPALSKMWLVNQSGFNYLDTLKDTEGRYLLQPNPTAPSGFTLLGAPVVMISDKLLANNADGTFPMIAGDLSQAVAVFRRNQVTAQWDKFDQFSQGLSVIVRNDYEVIDKTAVINVALGTATAGK; this is encoded by the coding sequence ATGAAACAAGACCGACGGTTAACGATTGACGCCGAATTGCGAGCACAAACGCCGCAACCAGAAACACCCGAAGACGGGCCAGCTGAAAATTCAGCAGACCCGCAACCTAAAGATTCCCAAACAAGCAAGGGCAAAACAATTAGTGGTTATGCAATTGTATGGAACTCGCCAAGTAAAGACTTAGGCGGCTTCACTGAGGTTGTTACCCCTAAGGCCCTTGATGGTGTCGATTTATCAAATGTTCTTATGCTTAATAACCACGACTATACTCAAGTGCTAGCCAGTGTTAAGGCGGGCACGTTAACGCTAGAAACGGACGACAAGGGGCTACATTTCACCGCACAGTTGCCGAATACGTCGTTTGCTAATGACGTCTATGAAGAAGTTCAAAGTGGGAACGTTGATTCTTGTTCATTTGGCTTTGATAGTGACGACGACACCGATGAATGGGCTAAAGATGATGATGGCAATATCACCCGAACCATTAATCAAGTTAAGAGCTTGTTCGATGTGTCAGTGGTAGCCGTTCCCGCTTATGACGATACCAATGTACAAGTTGATACCCGTAGCTATGAAAAATTTATTAACCAAGAAAAGGAGCCTGACAACATGGCAAAACAAACAATTATTGATCCTAACAGCAATGAAAACAAAACTGGCATTCCCGCCTTTGAGCAATATGTACGGACACACGGGGAAACACGAGACGGCTTAAAGACGGACGGTGCCAGTGCCGTTATTCCTAAGGAACTGATTACCCCTGTTTTCCAATTAAAGCAATCTAAGTACAACCTTGCCCAATATGCAACGGTTAAGCAAGTTTCTAGCGGTTCCGGGACTTATCCAATTGCCACTAGTCAACAATCTGCGGTACTGGCTACTAAGGACGAACTAGCGGACATTGCCGATGTTGACGCGAACATGTTTACGGAAGTGCCGTTTGATGTGAAGACCCGGGCGGGTAAGATTGCCTTATCTAATGAAGTGGTCGAAGACGCCGAAGTTGATATTGTCAGCGAAGTTAAAACCCAATTACAACAATTGGTTGATAACACGGACAACACGCAGATCATGGGCCTGTTAACGGGTAGCAATTTCACTAAGGCAACTGCCACCAGTATTGATGATCTTAAAAAGATTTTCAACGTGACGTTAGATCCCGCCTTGAGCAAAATGTGGTTAGTGAACCAATCCGGGTTCAATTACCTTGATACACTCAAGGACACCGAGGGCCGTTACTTATTACAGCCTAATCCAACAGCACCCAGTGGTTTCACCTTATTAGGGGCACCAGTCGTCATGATCAGTGATAAATTACTGGCTAACAACGCGGACGGGACGTTCCCAATGATTGCGGGGGACTTATCACAAGCCGTGGCGGTTTTCCGGCGTAACCAAGTAACTGCCCAATGGGACAAGTTCGACCAGTTCAGTCAAGGACTTTCCGTCATTGTGCGGAATGATTATGAAGTGATTGATAAGACCGCTGTAATCAACGTGGCGTTAGGAACTGCGACTGCTGGTAAGTAA
- a CDS encoding head-tail connector protein yields MAVTVDDIKLSLRIDVTEDDPMIQSYLDAAKDYVQTAVSKNEDLTVYKQYDFAVSLLTQFWYQNRVTDMTKTPYQVVSMIQQLRGLVTG; encoded by the coding sequence ATGGCTGTAACCGTTGATGATATTAAACTAAGCCTAAGGATTGATGTAACCGAAGATGATCCAATGATTCAAAGCTATTTAGACGCCGCCAAGGACTACGTGCAGACGGCCGTTAGCAAGAATGAAGATCTGACTGTCTATAAACAGTATGACTTTGCTGTATCGTTGCTGACACAATTCTGGTATCAAAATCGAGTAACCGATATGACAAAGACACCGTATCAAGTTGTCAGCATGATCCAGCAATTGCGCGGATTAGTAACCGGATAA
- the yycF gene encoding response regulator YycF, whose protein sequence is MKKILVVDDEKPISDIMKFNLTKEGYEVHVAADGEEALQKVDEVHPDLILLDLMLPKMDGLEVARQVRKNYDMPIIMVTAKDSELDKVLGLELGADDYVTKPFSNRELVARVKANLRRQGAPSAQPAEVEENSDIEIGDLVIHPEAYMVSKRGENIELTHREFELLHYLAQHIGQVMTREHLLQTVWGYDYFGDVRTVDVTVRRLREKVEDNPSHPKWLVTRRGVGYYLRNPENE, encoded by the coding sequence ATGAAAAAAATCTTAGTTGTTGATGATGAAAAACCAATCTCCGATATTATGAAGTTTAATTTGACTAAAGAAGGCTATGAAGTTCACGTCGCCGCTGACGGTGAGGAAGCCTTGCAAAAAGTCGATGAAGTCCATCCTGATTTGATCCTCTTAGACTTAATGTTGCCGAAGATGGACGGCCTGGAAGTCGCCCGGCAAGTCCGGAAGAATTATGACATGCCAATCATCATGGTCACGGCCAAGGATTCTGAATTGGATAAAGTCCTAGGACTCGAACTCGGTGCCGATGATTATGTGACTAAGCCGTTCTCAAACCGCGAGTTAGTGGCTCGGGTCAAGGCAAACTTACGGCGGCAAGGTGCGCCAAGTGCGCAGCCGGCCGAAGTCGAAGAGAATTCAGATATCGAAATCGGTGATTTGGTCATCCATCCTGAGGCTTACATGGTCTCCAAACGTGGTGAAAACATTGAATTGACGCATCGTGAATTTGAATTACTACATTACTTAGCCCAACACATTGGTCAAGTGATGACGCGTGAACACTTGTTGCAGACGGTCTGGGGCTACGATTACTTTGGTGATGTCCGGACCGTTGATGTGACCGTACGACGTTTGCGTGAAAAAGTTGAAGATAATCCGAGTCACCCGAAATGGCTGGTGACACGGCGGGGTGTGGGTTACTACCTCCGCAATCCAGAAAACGAGTAG
- the walK gene encoding cell wall metabolism sensor histidine kinase WalK — protein sequence MLRFKRKNFFKTINFKIALVFALLLLITLEIVGAIFVKQLESRNIQDFKQSVQIPTYIDNSLAEQLTVNNTSKANGQIKTILSNYNNTNVDEIRVVDSKGTIRGTSDVNDQSIVGQKTTDRNVKNAIYNNRTYTKSTYDTQNNGRYYISIVPLYSSNSTGNSSQLVGVLYVRANMKSVYSTINNIMGIFVIASLVAMLLGLGIAIIIARAITRPIEEMKQQTQRIARGDYAGQVRVYSDDELGQLAKAINNLSIRVEESQESTEAERRRLDSVLSHMSDGVIATDRRGNITIINETASDFMDVTAEKAIGSSILDVLKIRDDYSLRDLIENQDELMLDLSSNERDLILNAYFSLIQRESGFISGLVCVLHDVTEQQKIDNDRKQFVSNVSHELRTPLTSLRSYIEALSDGAWKDPEVAPGFLKVTQEETDRMIRMINELLSLSRMDSGTTRVDMELVNINEMFNYVLDRFDMILKKDDNPAKYYTIKREFTKRDLWVEIDTDKFTQVLDNIMNNAIKYSPDGGVVTCRLLETHNQVIISISDQGLGIPRADLNHVFDRFFRVDKARSRAQGGTGLGLAISKEVVQMLGGRIWVDSVEGKGSTFYISLPYEPYEEEDLWDDDSQD from the coding sequence GTGTTGAGATTTAAACGGAAAAATTTTTTTAAAACGATTAATTTTAAAATCGCGCTAGTCTTTGCCTTACTATTACTAATTACGTTGGAAATCGTTGGGGCGATTTTTGTGAAACAGCTGGAATCGCGTAACATTCAAGATTTCAAACAGTCTGTTCAAATTCCAACCTATATTGACAACTCGTTAGCGGAACAATTGACCGTTAATAATACGAGTAAAGCCAATGGTCAGATTAAGACGATTCTTTCCAACTATAATAATACGAATGTTGACGAGATTCGGGTCGTTGACAGCAAGGGGACGATTCGCGGGACTAGTGACGTTAATGATCAATCGATCGTCGGTCAAAAAACAACGGACCGGAACGTGAAGAACGCAATTTATAACAATCGAACTTACACCAAGAGTACCTATGATACGCAGAATAATGGTCGTTACTATATTTCAATCGTGCCACTGTATAGCTCCAACTCGACTGGGAACAGTAGCCAGTTAGTCGGGGTCTTGTATGTCCGTGCGAATATGAAGTCGGTCTATAGTACGATCAACAACATCATGGGGATCTTTGTGATTGCCTCGTTAGTCGCGATGCTGTTAGGACTAGGGATTGCCATCATTATTGCCCGGGCAATAACGCGACCGATTGAAGAAATGAAGCAACAAACCCAGCGAATCGCGCGTGGCGACTATGCGGGCCAAGTGCGTGTTTATAGTGATGACGAATTGGGCCAATTGGCGAAAGCCATCAATAACTTATCGATTCGAGTCGAGGAATCGCAAGAATCGACTGAAGCGGAACGGCGGCGTTTGGACAGTGTGCTCTCCCACATGAGTGATGGCGTTATTGCGACTGACCGCCGCGGTAACATTACGATCATTAATGAAACGGCCTCGGATTTTATGGATGTGACCGCAGAAAAGGCGATTGGGAGTTCGATTTTAGACGTCCTCAAGATTCGTGACGACTATTCGTTACGTGACTTGATTGAGAATCAGGACGAATTAATGTTAGACCTCTCATCTAATGAGCGTGATTTGATTCTGAATGCTTACTTCTCACTGATTCAGCGGGAATCTGGCTTCATTAGTGGGTTAGTCTGCGTGCTCCACGACGTCACAGAACAACAGAAGATCGATAATGACCGCAAACAGTTCGTTTCCAACGTCTCACATGAATTGCGGACGCCGCTGACGAGTTTGCGGAGTTATATTGAAGCATTGAGTGACGGGGCATGGAAGGATCCAGAAGTCGCCCCGGGCTTTTTGAAGGTGACACAAGAAGAGACGGACCGGATGATTCGCATGATCAATGAACTCCTGAGCCTGTCACGGATGGACTCCGGAACGACCCGTGTTGACATGGAGCTGGTTAATATCAACGAGATGTTCAACTATGTTCTGGACCGATTCGATATGATTTTGAAGAAGGATGACAATCCGGCGAAGTATTACACGATCAAACGAGAATTTACCAAACGAGACTTGTGGGTCGAAATCGATACCGATAAGTTCACCCAAGTCCTCGACAACATTATGAACAATGCCATCAAGTATTCACCAGATGGTGGCGTCGTCACTTGCCGCTTGTTGGAGACGCATAACCAGGTCATCATTAGTATTTCTGACCAAGGCCTGGGGATTCCACGAGCAGACCTCAACCACGTCTTTGACCGTTTCTTCCGCGTGGATAAAGCGCGGTCGCGTGCTCAAGGTGGGACTGGGCTTGGTTTGGCGATTTCGAAGGAAGTTGTCCAGATGCTAGGCGGTCGCATTTGGGTCGATAGTGTTGAAGGTAAGGGGTCGACGTTCTACATTTCCTTGCCGTACGAACCTTATGAGGAGGAGGACCTTTGGGATGACGACTCACAAGATTAG
- a CDS encoding YycH family regulatory protein, giving the protein MTTHKIRRFILPVLLTLLILLSVVLSMYIWLNPSRYEHESKVSTASSNSSLTTRTIDDIYLPTQLIYTNSQGKQSLLINKNVSLVSQFSEQLRKWDARSISKVRISSAKSYQALLNGEDSYVLNFPDSITVSLFNTVFKQNLNSFRSSEFSRIVIPVNDTNHIYFLNDDHHEIYSVRLKHKSLKSLKRVLSTDKVKQIAVKMSYGNGEAHIDYPKQVTMQHYSYLMSKAAASEIANRLLDADGNSTVSVHNRNGKQEYTTGSYKRMTVDSKLGTVYFEDYSDSGTTRNLSLTSQLKKSFNLLASLGVAMDNIRYYGFDATSNSVIYRSYVEGFPIFNQTENGDVRIQLTSNGLDRYYFSLYSLQVPVPTTGKKQAVTLPSSTSVLKQLKAAGYKDSKIGSIELGYEWTQNKSSKLVIDLTPTYYVYYNGSWRTYTSMLSGS; this is encoded by the coding sequence ATGACGACTCACAAGATTAGACGATTTATCTTACCCGTACTATTGACGCTTTTGATTCTATTAAGCGTGGTCTTATCCATGTACATCTGGCTAAATCCCTCGCGTTATGAACACGAAAGCAAGGTCAGTACGGCTTCATCGAACTCCTCGTTAACCACCCGGACGATCGATGATATTTATTTACCGACCCAGTTGATTTACACGAATAGTCAGGGCAAGCAGTCCCTGTTGATCAATAAAAATGTTAGTTTAGTGAGCCAGTTTAGTGAGCAGTTGCGGAAGTGGGATGCGCGGAGTATCTCCAAGGTACGAATCTCGTCAGCCAAGAGCTATCAAGCGCTACTGAATGGCGAAGATTCATACGTCTTGAATTTCCCGGATAGCATCACAGTCAGCCTGTTTAATACGGTTTTTAAGCAAAATTTGAATAGTTTTCGGTCTTCAGAATTCAGTCGAATCGTGATTCCGGTCAATGATACCAATCACATCTACTTTCTGAATGATGATCATCACGAAATCTACAGTGTGCGCTTGAAGCATAAGTCGCTGAAGTCTTTAAAACGAGTTTTGTCGACGGATAAGGTCAAGCAGATCGCGGTCAAGATGTCTTACGGCAATGGCGAAGCGCATATCGACTATCCGAAGCAAGTGACGATGCAACACTATAGCTACTTGATGAGTAAGGCGGCGGCTAGTGAAATCGCCAACCGGTTGTTAGATGCGGATGGGAACTCGACCGTTTCGGTGCATAATCGAAATGGCAAACAAGAGTACACCACCGGTAGTTACAAGCGGATGACGGTCGATTCCAAGCTCGGCACGGTTTACTTTGAGGACTATAGTGATTCGGGCACGACCCGGAACTTATCACTGACGAGTCAGTTAAAGAAGAGTTTTAATTTGTTGGCTAGTCTCGGCGTGGCGATGGACAATATCCGCTATTATGGCTTTGACGCCACGAGTAATAGCGTCATCTATCGAAGTTACGTTGAAGGGTTCCCAATCTTTAATCAGACTGAGAATGGTGACGTGCGGATTCAGCTGACGTCTAACGGCTTGGACCGTTACTACTTCTCCTTGTACAGCTTACAAGTGCCAGTTCCAACGACGGGCAAGAAGCAGGCGGTGACCTTACCAAGTTCGACGAGCGTCTTGAAACAGTTGAAGGCCGCGGGCTACAAAGATAGTAAAATCGGTAGCATCGAATTGGGGTATGAATGGACGCAAAACAAGTCATCCAAACTCGTGATCGATTTGACGCCGACGTATTATGTCTACTATAACGGCAGTTGGCGGACTTATACGTCGATGTTGAGTGGATCTTAG
- a CDS encoding two-component system regulatory protein YycI — MNFRRIEWIFLLAFVVLDIFLGYMFVQTSSKSTKTTGDTATTVIREMRSDNISFKDPDTHEGTGYYIAGSNESGLKQSLSQLTEQSARVQSSGKLTSTLRATTTIDTSKPKSDLTTFMKQRTNVIHGSEYVYDADLSSNGDYVFVQKVADGEILTAAGQVHLFVNKEKQLTGYTQTYVANVKTLREKAVTISEKKALVALYQYNQVSSSSRIVWAKLGYSRLLKLKDSSVYVPTWIFAVRSKNSSNVSLHRINAFTGSSMKNSNSATTSSLDTTAGMVWNIVE, encoded by the coding sequence ATGAATTTTCGGAGAATTGAGTGGATCTTCTTACTCGCATTCGTCGTCCTCGATATCTTTCTAGGTTACATGTTCGTTCAGACGAGTTCCAAGTCAACGAAAACGACCGGTGATACCGCGACCACGGTGATTCGTGAGATGCGCTCTGATAATATTAGTTTCAAAGATCCAGACACGCACGAAGGGACCGGCTACTACATTGCGGGCAGTAATGAGAGCGGCCTCAAACAATCGTTGAGTCAGTTAACTGAACAGTCTGCGCGGGTTCAAAGTAGCGGCAAACTAACCAGCACGCTGCGGGCAACGACCACCATCGATACGAGTAAACCCAAGTCAGATTTGACGACTTTCATGAAGCAACGTACCAACGTGATTCATGGGTCGGAATACGTGTATGATGCGGACTTATCGTCCAATGGTGACTATGTGTTTGTCCAAAAGGTCGCGGATGGTGAGATCTTAACGGCTGCCGGGCAAGTGCACCTGTTTGTCAACAAAGAAAAACAGCTGACCGGCTATACGCAGACCTACGTGGCGAATGTCAAAACGTTGCGTGAAAAAGCGGTCACCATTAGTGAGAAAAAGGCGTTGGTGGCGCTGTATCAGTATAACCAAGTCTCAAGTAGTTCACGGATCGTGTGGGCCAAGCTTGGGTATTCACGCCTGCTGAAGCTAAAAGACAGCAGTGTCTACGTGCCGACGTGGATTTTCGCCGTTCGAAGTAAGAACAGCTCCAATGTGAGCTTGCACCGCATCAATGCCTTTACAGGTTCGTCGATGAAAAACAGTAATTCCGCCACGACCAGCAGTCTGGATACGACCGCTGGGATGGTCTGGAATATCGTAGAATAA
- a CDS encoding MBL fold metallo-hydrolase codes for MVLKLATDDMKVSILASGSTGNVTYIETPEHKVLVDAGLSGKKIANLMASIGRDINEVDSLFISHEHTDHCHSAGILARKYGLDIYANQGTWDAMAHKIGKVPAELCHVFDPDTTLDLGDLDVESFSVSHDAAEPQFYELHHAGKSFVIITDTGYVSEHVEGVIRDADGYLFECNHDLEMLRMGRYPWPLKQRIIGDEGHLSNEDGANALMDVIGHRTKRIYLGHRSQDNNLKSLAHLTVASMMTEHDFGVEHDFQLYDTDPEKATKLITL; via the coding sequence ATGGTATTAAAATTAGCAACGGATGATATGAAAGTAAGTATTCTGGCATCGGGCAGTACCGGCAATGTGACTTACATTGAAACGCCAGAACATAAAGTGTTGGTCGATGCGGGGCTAAGCGGCAAAAAAATCGCGAATTTGATGGCGTCGATTGGCCGCGATATTAATGAAGTCGATAGTCTCTTCATTAGTCATGAGCATACCGACCACTGTCACTCAGCGGGAATTCTCGCCCGGAAGTACGGGTTAGATATTTATGCCAACCAGGGGACGTGGGATGCCATGGCTCACAAAATTGGCAAGGTCCCCGCTGAGCTATGCCACGTTTTTGACCCCGATACGACTTTGGACCTCGGGGATCTCGACGTGGAATCCTTTAGTGTCTCGCATGATGCGGCCGAACCACAGTTTTATGAACTGCACCATGCTGGGAAGTCGTTTGTCATTATTACCGATACCGGCTATGTTTCAGAGCATGTCGAAGGGGTCATTCGTGACGCGGACGGCTACTTATTCGAATGCAATCATGACTTGGAGATGTTGCGGATGGGCCGCTACCCATGGCCGCTGAAGCAGCGAATCATCGGTGATGAGGGCCATTTGTCCAATGAAGATGGCGCTAACGCCTTGATGGACGTGATCGGTCATCGGACCAAACGAATTTACTTAGGACATCGGAGTCAGGATAACAACCTGAAATCATTGGCTCATTTGACAGTGGCTTCAATGATGACTGAGCACGATTTTGGCGTGGAACATGATTTTCAGTTATACGATACTGACCCAGAAAAAGCGACGAAGTTAATCACGCTATAG
- a CDS encoding S1C family serine protease, whose product MANKSLIKVAVTALVAGLIGGGVAYGGITYFQNNNIATSSTSVPTGSNKSGSTSTTNVKVNVSSQATKVFQNNKAAVVSVINLQKQSSTSGWSGILGGDDSSGSDSSSSSDSSSSKLEEYSEGSGLIYKKSGSAAYIVTNNHVVSGSNAIRVILSNGTKLTAKIVGTDSVTDLAVLKINSSKVTKTASFGNSDNIKVGETALAIGSPMGSNYATTLTEGIISAKKRTVATTNTSGQTTGYATVIQTDAAINSGNSGGPLFNIAGQVIGINSMKLASDNSGTSVEGMGFAIPSNEVVKIINELVKNGEVVRPALGVATYNVANISASDRSSVLKLPSSVKKGVVIMKTYSGSPAKTAGLTKYDVITELGGKKVTNLATLRSALYAHSVNDTVTVKYYHDGKLKTTSMKLTETTKTLNKQSN is encoded by the coding sequence ATGGCTAACAAATCATTAATTAAAGTCGCAGTAACGGCACTAGTCGCTGGGCTCATCGGTGGTGGTGTTGCATATGGGGGTATCACTTATTTCCAAAACAACAATATTGCGACCTCATCAACTAGCGTACCAACTGGCTCGAACAAATCAGGGTCAACTTCAACCACGAACGTGAAGGTCAACGTCAGCTCACAGGCAACCAAGGTGTTCCAGAACAACAAGGCGGCCGTGGTCTCAGTGATCAACTTGCAAAAGCAAAGTTCAACGAGTGGCTGGAGCGGCATTCTTGGTGGCGATGATTCATCAGGCAGCGACAGTTCTTCGAGTTCAGATTCGAGTTCTAGCAAACTGGAAGAATACAGTGAAGGCTCTGGTCTGATTTACAAGAAGAGCGGTAGCGCAGCCTACATCGTCACGAATAACCACGTTGTTAGCGGCTCAAACGCGATTCGGGTTATTTTGAGTAACGGAACCAAGCTGACGGCTAAAATCGTCGGAACCGACTCTGTAACCGACTTAGCGGTGCTGAAGATTAATTCTTCAAAGGTCACGAAGACGGCTAGCTTCGGTAATTCCGACAATATCAAGGTTGGTGAAACGGCCTTGGCAATCGGGTCACCGATGGGGTCTAATTACGCCACGACCTTGACGGAAGGGATTATTTCCGCGAAGAAACGGACCGTGGCGACGACGAACACGTCTGGACAGACGACTGGTTACGCAACGGTTATTCAAACGGATGCTGCCATCAACTCTGGGAACTCAGGTGGGCCGCTGTTCAACATTGCGGGCCAAGTCATCGGGATCAACTCGATGAAATTAGCTTCGGATAATTCCGGTACGAGCGTTGAAGGGATGGGCTTTGCCATTCCAAGTAACGAAGTCGTGAAAATCATCAACGAGTTAGTGAAGAATGGTGAAGTCGTTCGGCCAGCCTTAGGGGTTGCAACCTACAACGTGGCCAATATCTCCGCTAGCGACCGCTCATCCGTCCTGAAGTTGCCATCAAGCGTGAAGAAGGGTGTCGTTATCATGAAGACGTACTCAGGCTCACCGGCTAAGACGGCTGGTTTGACCAAGTACGACGTGATTACGGAACTCGGTGGTAAGAAGGTCACGAACCTCGCCACATTACGGAGTGCTTTATACGCACATTCCGTCAACGATACGGTAACGGTCAAGTATTATCATGACGGTAAGCTGAAGACGACGTCGATGAAGCTAACAGAAACTACCAAAACGTTAAATAAACAAAGTAACTAG
- the rlmH gene encoding 23S rRNA (pseudouridine(1915)-N(3))-methyltransferase RlmH has translation MNIKIICVGKLKEKYFKQGIAEYAKRMSKFAKFQIVEVPDEKAPESLSNAEMENVKQKEGQRILEKIKDRDYVYALAILGKERSSEEFAAEIDKLTTYGHSDIDFVIGGSLGLSPEVLKRADTQISFGRFTLPHQLMRLVLSEQVYRAFMINAGSPYHK, from the coding sequence ATGAACATCAAAATTATCTGTGTTGGTAAATTAAAGGAGAAATACTTCAAACAGGGGATTGCGGAATATGCGAAAAGAATGAGTAAATTTGCAAAATTCCAGATTGTTGAGGTTCCCGATGAAAAAGCACCAGAATCATTAAGTAACGCAGAGATGGAAAATGTGAAGCAAAAAGAAGGTCAGCGCATCCTGGAAAAAATCAAGGATCGCGATTACGTCTATGCGCTGGCAATTTTAGGCAAGGAACGCTCCAGCGAAGAATTCGCGGCCGAAATCGACAAGCTGACGACTTATGGTCACAGCGATATCGATTTTGTGATTGGCGGATCGCTGGGCTTGTCGCCAGAAGTACTGAAACGCGCGGATACTCAGATTTCGTTTGGACGTTTTACATTACCTCACCAGCTGATGCGGTTGGTGCTGTCGGAGCAGGTTTATCGAGCGTTTATGATTAATGCGGGGTCGCCGTATCATAAGTGA